The Methanobacteriaceae archaeon DNA window ATGAATATAATAAAAAAAATGACTAAAATTAGATGGGATGAATTAAATGATTTCTAATATGGACATAGTTTTCATTTAAAAAAAAATTATTCATATAATTAACAAGCACTTAATTTATTTAAATTAACCCTAACAAAAAAACAATAGCATTAATTTTTATACTGTGGCCATTTCTGTTTCAATATTGGGAATACCCGTATCATTAGACGTGAAAGTGTTAACTGAGTGTATTTGCTCCTTATTATGAATTATTACACCCAGGAACAATTTTAGGCCAATAGATTTTTCATTAATGTCTACATTCATTTTTATGTTATTAATCCTTTTCAGACTATATTTTGGAGTTTTAAGAATATTAGAAGCACTTAATATTTCTAAGGCAACAGGATTACCATTTTTATCA harbors:
- a CDS encoding DUF2283 domain-containing protein encodes the protein MKCEAIFEIEYKYDLEVDALFINVKNDYEYDTSIELNNEVILDFDKNGNPVALEILSASNILKTPKYSLKRINNIKMNVDINEKSIGLKLFLGVIIHNKEQIHSVNTFTSNDTGIPNIETEMATV